From the genome of Naumannella halotolerans, one region includes:
- a CDS encoding hemolysin family protein, with translation MMENPIVVLIATVALIGLSAFFVAVEFALISAKRHRLEDAAGQSRAGRAALRSSTELSVMLAGSQLGITACTLALGSVTKPAVHHWLTPLFESWGLPLIAADVAGFVIALIIVTFLHLVVGEMAPKSWAIAHPEKSATLLAVPMRAFMWVTRPVLNLLNNAANALLHRVGVEPVDELATGQSPDALRQLVRHSANVGALDASYSEQLSGALDLGRLQVRDLVEPQTPVAVPVEATVGEVQQASRRSGHLRILVGDPQQPTGLIHVRDTLTLASDGPIDSLIRPLYVLEPDATVLTALAEMQEAGSQLAVVQDRDGLLGVLTLADMLRGLFPEEAAA, from the coding sequence ATGATGGAGAATCCGATCGTCGTACTGATCGCCACCGTCGCGCTGATCGGCCTCAGTGCCTTCTTCGTCGCCGTCGAGTTCGCGCTGATCTCGGCCAAGCGTCACCGCTTGGAGGATGCGGCAGGCCAGAGCCGGGCCGGGCGGGCGGCCCTGCGCAGTTCCACGGAGTTGTCGGTGATGCTGGCCGGTTCACAGTTGGGGATCACCGCCTGCACCCTGGCGCTGGGATCGGTGACCAAACCCGCGGTGCACCACTGGCTGACGCCGCTCTTCGAGTCCTGGGGCCTGCCCCTGATCGCCGCGGACGTGGCCGGTTTCGTGATCGCGTTGATCATCGTCACCTTCCTCCACCTGGTCGTCGGTGAAATGGCACCGAAGTCGTGGGCGATCGCCCATCCGGAGAAGTCCGCGACGTTGCTCGCCGTTCCGATGCGCGCCTTCATGTGGGTCACCCGGCCGGTGCTGAACCTGCTGAACAATGCGGCCAATGCTCTGCTGCACCGCGTCGGCGTGGAACCGGTGGACGAACTGGCCACAGGTCAGAGCCCGGATGCCCTGCGCCAGCTGGTGCGGCACTCGGCGAATGTCGGCGCACTGGATGCCAGCTACTCCGAGCAACTGTCCGGTGCGCTCGACCTCGGTCGGTTGCAGGTACGCGACCTAGTGGAGCCGCAGACCCCGGTGGCCGTTCCGGTCGAGGCCACCGTCGGCGAGGTGCAGCAGGCGAGCCGCCGCAGCGGGCACCTGCGGATCCTGGTCGGCGATCCGCAGCAACCAACCGGCCTGATCCACGTCCGCGACACGCTCACCCTTGCCTCGGACGGCCCGATCGATTCCCTGATCCGTCCGCTGTACGTGCTGGAACCCGATGCCACCGTGCTCACCGCGCTGGCCGAGATGCAGGAGGCCGGCTCGCAGCTGGCGGTGGTCCAGGACCGTGACGGCCTGCTCGGGGTGCTCACCCTGGCCGACATGCTGCGCGGACTTTTCCCCGAGGAAGCCGCGGCCTGA
- a CDS encoding intradiol ring-cleavage dioxygenase: MNKPRPYDTPEGPAYQGRLLPDPTEEVVDQGLRFDLGTLFSRRRMLAVLGAGAGTAALAACGAAASDTTSSDATTSSSELTEIPDETNGPYPADGSNGPDVLEMDGIIRSDIRSSFGDASGTAEGVPFTFELTVLDMVNENAPMVGAAVYVWHCDRNGDYSMYTESIEDENYLRGVQITDDEGKVNFTAIFPACYTGRWPHVHFEVYPDEASMTDYDARLSTSQMALPQDICDTVYATTGYEQSVTNMSQLTLETDNVFGDDGGVNQLATVTGDLDAGYHASLQVPIDTGTEPTAGEMGGEGGPGAGGEGGPGGGGEPPSGGGEPPSGEPPSGGGPGAEASAEES; the protein is encoded by the coding sequence ATGAACAAACCCCGCCCGTACGACACCCCTGAAGGCCCGGCCTACCAGGGCCGGTTGCTTCCGGATCCCACCGAGGAGGTGGTGGATCAGGGCCTGCGGTTCGACCTCGGGACGCTGTTCTCCCGTCGGCGCATGCTGGCCGTGCTCGGAGCCGGCGCCGGTACGGCAGCACTGGCGGCCTGCGGTGCCGCAGCCAGTGACACCACGAGCTCGGACGCGACCACTTCTTCCTCGGAGCTCACCGAGATCCCCGACGAGACCAACGGACCCTATCCGGCCGACGGGTCCAATGGCCCGGATGTACTGGAGATGGACGGGATCATCCGGTCCGACATCCGCTCCAGCTTCGGTGACGCTTCCGGGACGGCTGAGGGGGTCCCGTTCACCTTCGAGCTGACCGTGCTGGACATGGTCAACGAGAACGCCCCGATGGTCGGCGCAGCGGTCTACGTCTGGCACTGCGACCGCAATGGTGACTACTCGATGTACACCGAGTCCATCGAGGACGAGAACTACCTGCGTGGCGTCCAGATCACCGACGACGAGGGCAAGGTCAACTTCACGGCGATCTTCCCCGCCTGCTACACCGGCCGCTGGCCGCATGTGCACTTCGAGGTGTACCCGGATGAGGCGTCGATGACCGACTACGACGCACGGTTGTCGACCTCGCAGATGGCGCTGCCACAGGACATCTGCGACACCGTCTACGCCACCACCGGTTACGAGCAGTCGGTGACCAACATGTCCCAGCTGACCCTGGAGACAGACAACGTCTTCGGCGACGACGGAGGCGTCAACCAGTTGGCAACCGTCACCGGTGACCTCGACGCGGGCTATCACGCCTCATTGCAGGTACCGATCGACACCGGCACAGAACCCACCGCCGGCGAGATGGGCGGCGAAGGCGGACCCGGCGCAGGTGGTGAGGGCGGCCCCGGCGGCGGGGGAGAGCCGCCATCCGGTGGCGGCGAGCCCCCGTCCGGTGAGCCGCCATCGGGCGGTGGCCCGGGAGCCGAAGCGTCGGCAGAGGAGTCCTGA
- a CDS encoding gluconokinase, with product MDSMDRDVRPSREPATPTGATADIVIGVDMGTTATKSVAFSSAGAELVSASQGYPLDDPHPGHVVQDPQLILQAVLQTIAEVSAQIDPDRLAGLSFSSAMHSLMALDTELAPITPVVTWADTRAATQAERLRNSTAGLALHRRTGTPIHPMSPLTKLIWFREQEHRICDQAAFWVGIKDWVLFRLCGALVVDHSLASGSGLLDIGRLAWDPEALGLAGIRDDQLPELVPTTRILPGITQEAAELTGLPIGTRVVVGAGDGPLANLGVGAVRPGVAACSIGTSGALRVTVDKPAVDPRGGVFCYALTEDRWVIGGAINNGGVTLDWVREQIAEPDLDPGALLDLAAEVPVGSGGLVMLPYLLSERAPHWSSVARGAWIGLTRAHERRHLIRSAVEGVCLQLALVLQSMRAAGLAVNEIRATGGVMRHRLWRQTLADALGSQIGLLEGEQGSSFGAALLGMEALGMIGSIELAADLMTVQTVVRPEPAAAATLAGLLPIFDELYDALLSTNLRLRRLAPALPLEYDGPAVGGR from the coding sequence ATGGACAGCATGGACCGCGACGTCCGCCCGAGCAGGGAGCCGGCGACGCCGACCGGCGCCACCGCCGACATCGTGATCGGTGTCGACATGGGCACCACGGCGACGAAGTCGGTCGCCTTCAGCAGCGCCGGGGCCGAACTCGTGTCCGCCTCCCAGGGATATCCGCTGGACGACCCGCACCCCGGCCACGTGGTGCAGGATCCGCAACTGATCCTGCAGGCCGTGCTGCAGACCATTGCCGAGGTGAGCGCACAGATCGATCCGGACCGCCTGGCAGGGCTGTCCTTCTCCTCGGCGATGCACAGCCTGATGGCCCTGGACACCGAACTGGCGCCGATCACCCCGGTGGTCACCTGGGCCGACACCAGGGCAGCCACCCAGGCCGAGCGGCTGCGCAACTCCACCGCCGGTCTCGCACTGCACCGCCGGACCGGTACCCCGATCCATCCGATGTCGCCGCTGACGAAACTGATCTGGTTCCGCGAACAGGAGCACCGGATCTGTGACCAGGCGGCGTTCTGGGTCGGGATCAAGGACTGGGTGCTGTTCCGGCTCTGCGGGGCGCTGGTGGTCGACCACTCACTGGCATCGGGATCGGGCCTGCTGGACATCGGTCGCCTGGCCTGGGATCCGGAGGCGCTCGGCCTGGCCGGGATCCGTGATGATCAACTTCCCGAGCTGGTGCCGACCACGAGAATCCTGCCCGGCATCACGCAGGAAGCGGCCGAGCTGACCGGCCTGCCGATCGGGACCCGGGTGGTGGTCGGTGCCGGGGACGGACCGTTGGCCAATCTCGGGGTCGGCGCCGTCCGGCCCGGCGTGGCCGCCTGCTCGATCGGAACCAGCGGGGCGCTGCGGGTGACCGTGGACAAACCCGCAGTCGATCCTCGCGGCGGTGTCTTCTGCTACGCCCTGACCGAGGACCGCTGGGTGATCGGCGGTGCGATCAACAACGGTGGTGTGACCTTGGACTGGGTACGCGAGCAGATCGCCGAGCCCGATCTGGATCCGGGGGCCCTGCTCGACCTGGCCGCCGAGGTGCCGGTCGGCTCCGGTGGCCTGGTGATGCTGCCGTACCTGTTGAGTGAGCGGGCACCGCACTGGAGCAGTGTCGCCCGCGGTGCCTGGATCGGACTGACCCGGGCCCACGAGCGCCGGCACCTGATCCGCTCCGCGGTCGAAGGGGTCTGTCTGCAACTGGCGCTGGTGCTGCAGTCGATGCGGGCCGCCGGACTCGCAGTGAACGAGATCCGTGCGACCGGGGGAGTGATGCGCCATCGGTTGTGGCGACAGACCCTGGCCGATGCCCTGGGCAGCCAGATCGGGCTGCTCGAAGGTGAGCAGGGTTCCAGCTTCGGAGCCGCGCTGCTCGGGATGGAGGCACTGGGGATGATCGGCTCGATCGAACTGGCCGCCGATCTGATGACCGTGCAGACCGTGGTCCGCCCCGAGCCTGCCGCGGCGGCCACCCTGGCCGGGTTGCTGCCGATCTTCGACGAGCTCTACGACGCGTTGCTGTCGACGAACCTGCGACTGCGGCGGCTGGCCCCGGCGCTGCCGTTGGAGTACGACGGACCCGCTGTCGGGGGCCGCTGA
- a CDS encoding alcohol dehydrogenase catalytic domain-containing protein, translating to MTTARTTMYANQLDSPAPLADRPLHWRETERPVPAAGQLLIKVIACGVCRSNLHMIEGDWVDGGVPAISPIVPGHEVTGTVVELAEDVTGFELGQTVGVQPLWWTCEECEFCTSGREMLCHQRKITGEHVDGGYGEYMLATAAHTYALPDGLDPVDAAPLFCPGITAFGVVDKLDLGPGDVVAVFGLGGVGHMAVQFAALTGAEVVGVGRNRDHLAVAVELGASRTVDSTDADALAEIAGTADAVLNFAPVDTVTEQALATLKWGGTLVSAVPVTVTDFPFNTEQTIRGSVLGNREQMQEVLRLAAEGKVRTVTERFPLDRATEALDRLAAGTLRSRAVLAAAETLD from the coding sequence ATGACGACGGCCAGGACAACGATGTACGCCAACCAGCTCGACTCCCCCGCCCCGCTCGCCGATCGGCCGCTGCACTGGCGGGAGACCGAGCGCCCCGTACCCGCAGCCGGGCAGCTGCTGATCAAGGTGATCGCCTGCGGTGTCTGCCGCTCGAATCTGCACATGATCGAAGGCGACTGGGTCGACGGGGGCGTACCCGCCATCTCCCCGATCGTTCCCGGGCACGAGGTCACCGGCACCGTGGTCGAGCTCGCCGAGGATGTCACCGGGTTCGAGCTCGGACAGACCGTCGGTGTGCAGCCGCTGTGGTGGACCTGCGAGGAGTGCGAGTTCTGCACCAGCGGCCGGGAGATGCTGTGCCACCAGCGCAAGATCACCGGTGAACACGTCGACGGCGGGTACGGCGAGTACATGCTGGCCACCGCCGCCCACACCTACGCCCTGCCCGACGGGCTGGACCCGGTGGACGCCGCTCCCCTGTTCTGCCCCGGCATCACCGCCTTCGGTGTGGTCGACAAACTCGACCTCGGTCCCGGCGACGTGGTGGCCGTCTTCGGCCTCGGCGGCGTGGGACACATGGCCGTGCAATTCGCAGCCCTGACCGGAGCCGAGGTGGTGGGCGTTGGCCGCAATCGCGACCACCTGGCCGTGGCGGTCGAGCTCGGCGCCTCCCGTACCGTCGACTCCACCGATGCCGATGCCCTGGCCGAGATCGCCGGCACCGCCGACGCGGTGCTCAACTTCGCCCCCGTCGACACGGTCACCGAGCAGGCTCTGGCCACCCTCAAATGGGGCGGCACCCTGGTCAGTGCCGTGCCGGTGACGGTCACCGACTTCCCGTTCAACACCGAACAGACCATCCGTGGCTCGGTCCTGGGCAACCGAGAACAGATGCAGGAGGTGCTGCGGCTGGCCGCCGAGGGCAAGGTCCGCACCGTCACCGAACGCTTCCCCCTGGACCGGGCCACCGAGGCACTGGACCGGCTGGCCGCCGGCACCCTGCGTTCGCGGGCCGTACTGGCTGCCGCCGAGACGCTCGACTGA
- a CDS encoding Suppressor of fused protein (SUFU) has translation MGFWDRLRGKRDKADVPPSEANDDAVSTPPPGLAEEPEAADDAREHAQAAETQAAVDGYWDQIGMTDGHRISYLINPMFSGAPAWPNTRQSYRVVRTEQTVIIASDGLSDPGRDDTDRSGFGCEVYIETADLAGADFEQIKTSPYFTVIENFAQNVANLGGISDKIEQFGVLSMEFPLGDRLPSLSTEHGSVGGLIGLPAGRNGTIDAPLGRVDFVPVTLISPAELETVVAGGAAARAEIAAQREATGVGHLTAAVD, from the coding sequence ATGGGATTCTGGGATCGACTGCGTGGCAAGCGCGACAAGGCTGACGTACCCCCGTCCGAGGCGAACGACGACGCTGTATCGACGCCGCCACCGGGTCTTGCAGAAGAGCCGGAAGCGGCCGACGATGCGCGCGAACACGCGCAGGCCGCGGAAACCCAGGCGGCCGTCGACGGCTACTGGGACCAGATCGGAATGACCGATGGCCACCGGATCAGCTATCTGATCAACCCCATGTTCTCCGGAGCGCCCGCCTGGCCGAACACCCGTCAGTCGTACCGCGTGGTGCGGACCGAGCAGACCGTGATCATTGCCTCGGATGGGCTCTCCGACCCCGGTCGGGACGACACCGACCGGTCGGGATTCGGCTGTGAGGTGTACATCGAAACGGCCGATCTCGCCGGTGCCGACTTCGAACAGATCAAGACCAGTCCGTACTTCACGGTGATCGAGAACTTTGCCCAGAACGTCGCCAACCTCGGGGGGATCTCCGACAAGATCGAACAGTTCGGCGTTCTCTCGATGGAGTTCCCGCTCGGTGACCGACTTCCCTCGTTGTCGACCGAGCACGGTTCCGTCGGCGGTCTGATCGGCCTTCCCGCCGGACGCAATGGCACGATCGACGCGCCTCTCGGCCGCGTCGATTTCGTGCCTGTCACGCTCATCTCGCCGGCCGAGCTGGAGACCGTCGTCGCGGGCGGCGCCGCGGCCCGAGCAGAGATCGCCGCTCAGCGCGAGGCAACTGGAGTCGGCCACCTGACGGCGGCTGTGGATTAG
- a CDS encoding DUF998 domain-containing protein, producing MMRIGAILWIVVAVGNFALQLIVVSAWPVPYVLAEHTVSELGYTSCGPQERASGTLETCSPRHMLLNAGGVVQYSLLGLGGWLLRPLWHRSRLITAGFVAITVGGIAVSVIPGDVNITAHALWALPLLLGGLVVQLLAAAKMRRSSPRLAAFSAVTGLISVAGTIWLGFALSGAGLIGYAERVSAETIYLWLFVIGLAVLIRPGLRSGASDRRHGSAGFGTVRLRTGRSFGWPGEGTPDAPVPVDGMGIASGDPPPLLTSSRLAAQVTGVERLRTDDPKRLGRLRRQVRVGMDLESATLVLHPRDHDIGHHSSKHELGFVVQASPSRGQVPGIPGAGEGHSRLDRQRESRAVLIGVQHGIPPFCSTEPIASPVLRRLERPDRRAGLRRS from the coding sequence ATGATGCGCATCGGTGCGATTCTCTGGATCGTCGTGGCCGTGGGCAATTTCGCTCTGCAGTTGATCGTGGTCAGCGCCTGGCCTGTGCCCTATGTGCTGGCCGAACACACCGTCAGCGAGTTGGGCTACACCAGCTGTGGCCCGCAGGAGCGCGCCAGCGGGACGCTGGAGACCTGCTCACCCCGGCACATGCTGCTGAACGCCGGTGGCGTCGTCCAGTACTCCCTGTTGGGTCTCGGTGGCTGGCTGCTGCGGCCGTTGTGGCACCGGTCCCGGCTGATCACGGCCGGCTTCGTGGCGATCACGGTCGGCGGGATCGCGGTCTCGGTGATTCCCGGCGACGTGAACATCACCGCCCATGCCCTGTGGGCACTGCCGCTGCTGCTGGGCGGGTTGGTCGTCCAATTGCTGGCCGCGGCGAAGATGCGCCGCAGCTCTCCCCGGCTGGCGGCGTTCTCCGCGGTCACGGGCCTGATCTCGGTGGCCGGCACGATCTGGCTCGGATTCGCGCTGAGCGGTGCGGGATTGATCGGCTACGCCGAGCGGGTGTCGGCCGAGACGATCTACCTGTGGCTGTTCGTCATCGGACTGGCGGTGTTGATTCGACCCGGCCTGCGATCGGGCGCGTCGGACAGACGCCACGGTAGTGCCGGGTTCGGCACCGTCCGACTGCGTACCGGTCGATCATTCGGGTGGCCGGGCGAGGGCACCCCAGACGCGCCGGTCCCGGTTGACGGGATGGGAATCGCATCGGGTGATCCACCGCCCCTCCTGACGTCGTCCCGGCTCGCCGCACAGGTCACAGGTGTGGAAAGACTTCGCACGGATGATCCGAAGCGCCTCGGACGCCTCCGCCGACAGGTACGGGTCGGTATGGATCTTGAGTCCGCCACCCTTGTTCTGCACCCGCGTGATCACGACATCGGTCATCACTCGAGCAAGCACGAGCTGGGCTTCGTTGTACAGGCGAGTCCATCCCGCGGGCAGGTCCCAGGCATCCCGGGGGCCGGCGAAGGGCACTCGCGACTCGACAGGCAGCGGGAGAGCAGAGCCGTGCTCATCGGCGTACAACATGGCATTCCTCCCTTCTGCAGTACCGAACCCATCGCATCGCCTGTTCTCCGGCGACTCGAGCGACCTGATCGTCGAGCAGGTCTTCGCCGAAGCTAA
- a CDS encoding FadR/GntR family transcriptional regulator, translated as MANAVHRGVVDDLGRRITAGTVAPGAVFTVARLEADYQVSRTVVREAVRVLESLRLVESRRRVGLRVRPRDEWCALDPQVITWSLEGPFRQRQLAALMELRVAIEPVAAELAATRASTAQRAELNRLAEQLRFLGEQSKGNDPEFLAADLAFHDTLLLASGNPMFIALRGPIGELLCARASFGLHPAVPEEGTLEEHVATAEAIGQGAAAEARAHSARHMGIVRREVEHA; from the coding sequence ATGGCGAACGCAGTCCACCGCGGAGTGGTCGACGACCTCGGTCGACGGATCACGGCCGGCACCGTCGCGCCGGGCGCCGTCTTCACCGTCGCCCGACTGGAGGCCGACTACCAGGTCTCCCGCACCGTCGTCCGCGAGGCCGTCCGGGTGCTGGAGAGTCTGCGGCTGGTGGAATCCCGACGTCGTGTCGGACTTCGGGTACGGCCGCGCGACGAGTGGTGCGCCCTCGACCCGCAGGTGATCACCTGGAGCCTGGAAGGACCGTTCCGGCAGCGCCAACTGGCGGCCCTGATGGAGTTGCGGGTGGCGATCGAACCGGTCGCCGCCGAACTGGCCGCGACCCGGGCCAGCACCGCACAGCGGGCCGAACTGAACCGGCTGGCCGAGCAGCTGCGCTTCCTGGGCGAACAGTCCAAGGGCAACGACCCGGAGTTCCTGGCCGCGGACCTGGCCTTCCACGACACCTTGTTGCTGGCCTCGGGCAACCCGATGTTCATCGCATTGCGCGGGCCGATCGGCGAACTGCTCTGCGCCCGTGCGTCCTTCGGCCTGCACCCGGCCGTTCCCGAGGAGGGCACCCTGGAGGAGCATGTGGCCACCGCCGAGGCGATCGGGCAGGGAGCCGCAGCCGAGGCAAGGGCACACTCGGCCCGCCACATGGGCATCGTCCGTCGTGAGGTGGAACACGCCTGA
- a CDS encoding GntP family permease has product MDEWTQTLGAGPLLGIALAAVVLILFLVIKVELHALLVLIVVSLLTAVATGIPLGSIVDTLVDGFGSTLGSVALLIGLGAILGRLIESSGGAKAVADKMVEIFGEKRAAFALGLTSLILGFPIFFDAGLVVMLPIIFAVARRIGGQNLLLYGFSGAAAFSVMHVFVPPHPGPVSASEFFGANLGIVLLIGLAIVVPTWYVSGYLWAKFVNSKYPMIVPDLFGATDEDQPENPPSAGTVVAILALPLLLIFLNTGLTSLGTAGVVDTSQTWAQALILLGNSPIALLITALVALLVLGKFRGQNGTALEKLVDGTLGPVASVILITGAGGMFGGVLRTSGIGDALANTLSDLGMPVIFAAYVIAVALRVAQGSATVALVTTAGLLGPAVTTGGFNAVEVGAITLAAAAGSVFASHVNDSGFWLVGRLMGMDVKTTLKTWTVQQSIESVVGFVLVLIIYAIA; this is encoded by the coding sequence ATGGACGAATGGACCCAGACCCTGGGCGCCGGCCCGCTGCTCGGCATCGCCCTTGCCGCAGTGGTGCTGATCCTCTTCCTCGTGATCAAGGTCGAACTGCACGCCTTGCTGGTGCTGATCGTGGTCTCGTTGCTGACCGCGGTCGCCACCGGCATTCCGCTGGGCTCGATCGTCGACACCCTGGTCGACGGTTTCGGCAGCACGCTGGGTTCGGTGGCCCTGCTGATCGGTCTGGGTGCGATCCTCGGCCGGTTGATCGAATCCAGCGGCGGCGCCAAGGCCGTGGCGGACAAGATGGTCGAGATCTTCGGCGAGAAGCGGGCAGCCTTCGCCCTCGGCCTCACCTCATTGATCCTCGGCTTCCCGATCTTCTTCGACGCCGGCCTGGTCGTGATGTTGCCGATCATCTTCGCCGTCGCCCGGCGGATCGGCGGGCAGAACCTGCTGCTCTACGGCTTCAGCGGCGCGGCTGCCTTCTCGGTGATGCACGTCTTCGTACCACCGCATCCCGGCCCGGTCTCGGCCTCGGAGTTCTTCGGCGCCAATCTCGGGATCGTGCTGCTGATCGGTCTGGCGATCGTGGTCCCCACCTGGTACGTGTCGGGTTACCTGTGGGCGAAGTTCGTGAACTCGAAGTACCCGATGATCGTGCCCGATCTGTTCGGTGCCACCGATGAGGACCAGCCGGAGAATCCGCCCTCGGCCGGCACGGTGGTGGCGATCCTGGCCCTGCCGTTGCTGTTGATCTTCCTCAACACCGGGTTGACCAGCCTCGGCACGGCCGGTGTCGTCGACACCTCGCAGACCTGGGCACAGGCGCTGATCCTGCTCGGCAACTCACCGATCGCCTTGTTGATCACCGCCCTGGTGGCGCTGCTGGTCCTGGGCAAGTTCCGCGGGCAGAACGGCACCGCGCTGGAGAAGCTGGTCGACGGCACCCTGGGCCCGGTGGCTTCGGTGATCCTGATCACCGGCGCCGGTGGCATGTTCGGCGGAGTGCTGCGTACCTCGGGCATCGGGGATGCACTCGCCAACACCCTGTCCGACCTCGGGATGCCGGTGATCTTCGCCGCCTACGTGATCGCGGTCGCCCTGCGGGTCGCCCAGGGTTCGGCCACCGTCGCCCTTGTGACCACCGCCGGTCTGCTCGGCCCGGCGGTCACCACCGGTGGCTTCAATGCCGTCGAGGTCGGAGCCATCACCCTTGCCGCGGCCGCCGGCTCGGTCTTCGCCAGCCACGTCAACGACTCCGGCTTCTGGTTGGTCGGCCGCTTGATGGGGATGGATGTGAAGACCACCTTGAAGACCTGGACGGTCCAGCAGTCGATCGAGTCCGTCGTCGGCTTCGTCCTGGTGTTGATCATCTACGCGATCGCCTGA
- a CDS encoding tautomerase family protein gives MAQVVVYGRKDSLARHRAAMSAAVHEAIMVALGYPPEKKFQRFVALDADDFLYPEDRGPNYTIIEISMFEGRSEQARRALISELFTSIESATGIAPHSLEMTITETPKVNWGIRGLNAEDLGLNYRVEV, from the coding sequence ATGGCTCAGGTAGTGGTTTACGGACGGAAGGACTCGTTGGCGCGACACCGCGCCGCGATGTCGGCGGCAGTGCACGAGGCGATCATGGTCGCCTTGGGGTACCCGCCAGAGAAGAAGTTCCAGCGATTCGTCGCGCTCGACGCCGACGACTTCCTCTACCCCGAGGACCGTGGCCCGAACTACACGATCATCGAGATATCGATGTTCGAGGGGCGTTCGGAGCAGGCCAGGCGTGCTCTCATCTCCGAGCTGTTCACCAGCATCGAGTCCGCGACCGGCATCGCCCCTCACAGCTTGGAGATGACGATCACGGAGACCCCGAAGGTCAACTGGGGCATCCGTGGCCTGAACGCCGAGGACCTGGGCCTGAACTACCGCGTCGAGGTGTAG
- a CDS encoding hemolysin family protein has translation MLMTLLSLLLGVLVVFAITAATGYFVAQEFAYMTVDRSRLRAAAEAGDPAAARTLKVTRRTSFMLSGAQLGITVTGLLVGYVAEPLIGQAFGELLGVTGVPTAVGVAIGTVLALIFATLVQMLFGELFPKNLSIARPEPVARWLSRSTLGYLTITGWLIWIFDTSSNLLLRALRIEPVHDVESSATVTDLEHIVADSRESGELTEEMSILLDRVLDFPKHDVEHAMVPRSRVDYVDADITLGEVRELMQSGHSRYPVIGADDEILGVVHLVDVLGIEAEGDQARWSDPATSLLRPAVVVPELMPMPNALQAIGAAKEQLAVVIDEYGGMTGIVTVEDLVEEIVGEIRDEHDEPVEPEYRVDAVSGDWVFRGDLPIDEVERVVGRDLPHGDYETIAGLLIAENGALPETGETIRLRLPDDPGDLAVTREPDPWYLEVEVREVEQYVPSLVIAKLIPPADDDDHDDRSVDPASTDQQEADR, from the coding sequence ATGCTGATGACCCTGCTCTCGCTGCTGCTCGGCGTGCTGGTGGTCTTCGCGATCACTGCCGCCACAGGCTACTTCGTGGCCCAGGAGTTCGCCTACATGACCGTCGACCGGTCGCGGTTGCGCGCCGCCGCCGAGGCTGGCGATCCGGCCGCGGCACGGACGCTGAAGGTCACCCGCCGTACCTCGTTCATGCTCTCGGGTGCCCAACTCGGGATCACCGTCACCGGCCTGCTGGTCGGTTATGTCGCCGAGCCCCTGATCGGGCAGGCCTTCGGTGAGCTGCTCGGCGTCACCGGCGTACCGACCGCGGTCGGTGTCGCCATCGGTACGGTGCTCGCGCTGATCTTCGCCACCTTGGTGCAGATGCTCTTCGGTGAGTTGTTCCCGAAGAATCTCAGCATCGCCCGGCCCGAACCGGTCGCCCGCTGGCTGTCCCGCTCGACCCTGGGCTATCTGACGATCACCGGCTGGCTGATCTGGATCTTCGACACGTCGTCGAACCTGCTGCTGCGGGCCCTGCGGATCGAGCCGGTGCACGATGTGGAGTCCTCGGCCACGGTGACCGACCTCGAACACATCGTCGCCGACTCCCGGGAGTCCGGTGAGCTGACCGAGGAGATGTCGATCCTGCTGGACCGGGTGCTGGACTTCCCCAAGCACGACGTCGAACATGCCATGGTCCCCCGCAGCCGGGTCGACTACGTCGATGCCGACATCACCCTCGGTGAGGTGCGGGAGCTGATGCAGAGCGGGCATTCGCGCTACCCGGTGATCGGTGCCGACGACGAGATCCTCGGCGTGGTCCACCTGGTCGATGTGCTCGGGATCGAGGCCGAGGGTGATCAGGCCCGCTGGTCGGATCCGGCCACCAGCCTGCTCCGGCCGGCCGTGGTGGTACCCGAACTGATGCCGATGCCGAATGCGCTGCAGGCGATCGGGGCGGCCAAGGAGCAGCTCGCCGTCGTGATCGACGAATACGGCGGCATGACCGGCATCGTCACCGTGGAGGATCTGGTCGAGGAGATCGTCGGGGAGATCCGCGACGAGCACGATGAACCGGTCGAGCCGGAGTACCGCGTCGATGCGGTCAGTGGCGACTGGGTGTTCCGCGGCGACCTGCCGATCGACGAGGTCGAACGGGTGGTCGGGCGCGATCTTCCCCACGGTGACTACGAGACGATCGCCGGGTTGTTGATCGCCGAGAACGGTGCGCTGCCCGAGACCGGGGAGACGATCCGGTTGCGCTTGCCCGACGATCCGGGCGATCTGGCGGTGACCAGGGAGCCCGATCCCTGGTACCTCGAGGTCGAGGTCCGCGAGGTCGAGCAGTACGTACCGTCGCTGGTGATCGCGAAGCTGATCCCACCGGCGGACGATGATGATCATGACGACAGGTCGGTGGACCCGGCCAGTACCGACCAGCAGGAGGCGGACCGATGA